The window TCAGCTCCTCTCTTACAACTCTCATGTAGCTGAGAGCCAAGATCACAAAGGAGGCAAACAAGGAGACTCAGGATCAACTGGAAATGCAGAGACAAAACCACAGAAGAGACATCATAACAGCAACAGTTACACGAACGACCCAGAGCCTCCAcagattaaagaggaacaggaggaactctACACCAGTCTGGAGGTAGAAGAGCTGGTACTGAAGCAGGAGACTGAAACCTTTATGTTGACTCCAACTTGTGAGGAAAGTGACAACGGTGAAGATCAGACTCTGGACTGGAGTCCTGATGAAACTGAGAGTGCAACAGAGAAAGAGCATGTTGTCAGCATGTCAGTTAAAAGCTCTGTGGTACCAAACAGTGATGACTGGCTCCTCTCTCACATCTCTCATGTAGCTGAGAGCCAAGATCACAAAGGAGGCAAACAAGTAGACTCAGGATCAACTAGCAATACAGAGCCAAAACGACAGAAGAGACATCgtaaaagtaaaagtcacaGTAACAATGTATGTAACACTACCATGTCAAAGTTTCAGACTCACAAAGGTAAAAAGATTTTGAAGTGTGACACTTGTGGAAAAGCTTTTAAGTATATTTCCCAATTGAATAGACACCTGACAATCCACACAGATGAGAAACCGTATTCATGTAACTCTTGTGAAAAAAGATTCTCTGTGCCAGGTGCATTAACCCTGCATATGAAAGTCCACACCGGTGAGAAGCCGTACCCCTGCAACACTTGTGGGAGAAGATTTACTCAAATGGCAAAAGTGAAAAGGcacatgagaacacacacaggtgagaagccatACCCATGTAACAgttgtgagaaaagattctctGAGCTGTGCGCATTAAAAGTGCATATgagagtccacacaggtgagaagccgtacccatgtaacacttgtgagaaaaaaTTCTGTGATTTGGGTGCATTAAAACGGCATATgagagtccacacaggtgaAAAGCCATAcccatgtaacacttgtgagaaaaaaTTCTCTCATCTGTGCGCATTACAAAAGCAtatgagaatccacacaggtgagaagccgtacccatgtaacacttgtgagaaaagattctctcAGCTGGGCGCATTAAAAGTGCAtatgagaatccacacaggtgagaagccgtacacatgtaacacttgtgagaaaagattctctcAGCTGATCGTATTACAAACGCATATgagagtccacacaggtgagaagccgtaccaatgtaacacttgtgagaaaagattctctcAGTTGGGTGCATTAAAAGTGCATATgagagtccacacaggtgagaagccgtacacatgtaacacttgtgagaaaagcTTCGGTGATATGGGCGCATTAAAACGACATACgagagtccacacaggtgagatGCTGTACAATTGCAAAAGTTGTGAAAGAGGTTTCATGCGTAGAAATCAATTGAAGATCCACATGAGAACGCACAAGAGGGACAGGACTCTGTCAGATGTCAGACTTGGAAAGAGACATAAGAATTCATCCAGATGAGAAGCCATAGAATTGCAAAACATGAGGGAGagctttgtgtttgttgtggatattttgagcgatggtcagcacctcagtggagaaaagcAAACACGAGCCTTTTatgtcttaaagctgaaaatgtttattgaaggaCTTACCGATCTACACAAGAATAACCTACTGCAACACGGAAAAGAGTTTGTCATGTGTCTGAATTGTTTGTCATGTGCCCCCCCGCACACATcatacaaaaacatcaaaaacactgATAGACAGCAACAAACAACAGGACGTAGTGGGCAGAGTGATTTAGAGGAGTACATTCAGCATGAAGGTCAAAGTGCAGAAGTCAAGTAAGCAGTCTGTGCAAATAAGCAATATCcagacaacaataaaacactatTTACCATTTTACAATTGAATGGCAACAGGGACAAAGGAAACCATATATCTCTTAGTCCTCATAACAGGCACCCTCAACCGACGACCTGAAGGTAACAGTTCAAACTCTGGTCAAAGGGGGTGATCTTGGTACTCCAGGTATTTATAGCTGGACTAGGAGTCTCTCTAAATCTGATTATCATGTCTTTAGTTTTAGACACATTTAGTGTGAGAAAGGACTCTTCACACACTGGGACCTATCAGTCAAGAAGTCCAGTATCCAGCCAACTAGATTAAAATCCAGTTTAAAAAGATGAATTAGCTATTCTGCTAGCAGATGTGGATGGATAGTGTTAAAAGCTGAGGAGAAATCTATAAATAGCCTGTCATAAGCTTTTGTCCCCTCGAGCTGGTGATACAGAAAATGTAGTAGTATTGTGATAGTAGTATCCTCCACACCTCTACCTGGTCTGTATGCAAATGCAGGGGATCAAGGGAATTCTTAACCTACAATAAAACCTCGTTTTTAATGAGCCTCTCCAGTGTCATAATTAAAGATGTCAGCGCTACTGGTCTTAAGTCATTTAATGTCGTAGAGGCTTTAGTCTTAGGAAGTGATTGTGGTCAATTGTGGAATGTTTCCATAACTTAGGGACCCTCTTTTGCTGAGGagataatgtaaaaataaaatgaaagatgCACAGCTGTTCAGCACAGGTTTTAAGAACCTGGCTGCAGATATCGTAAGGCCCAGGACTCTTTCTAGACTTGGTCAGTCTGAAGTGTTTTTCCACACTTCTGATATCAACAGCCAAAGCTGAAGGAGCTTGAGTGTTGTCCTTTAATGTAATCAGTGTATCAGTGAAGTCATGATTTTTATCGCATCTTAATTGAAAAGCATTCAACTCATCAGCCAACCAGGGCAATGTTCCTATTGCCTTTGTCATTAGACCCAGTCATAAATttcattttgataaaaaaacaattcataaaCAGGATAAACAATTGAGCTGAAACTCTTTTAGGCAACATCTTTGTAAATTAATGTCAAATATTCTCCATGAAGAAGAGTTCAGAATATCTTCATGTAAGTTGTACATTGTCAACAATGCTATCGGGTTTTGTTAAATTAATGTTACTGTAGCTACTAATTTTACTGTATGCAACATAGTACAgtatactatatacagtataatatactATACGTTGTctgttttttagtgttttttatttcattttagaattttaatgtattttttcccGGTTTAacctgaaataaaatgtttgttgtttgtttctttggtgATCACACACTAATGGTAGATAATGTAACACTTTatgaacaataaaatattttttcatgatgGCTTTTTCAGACTGATATTTGTAATTTAATTGATTCGATGATTAGGAAAACTAAAAGCGACGTTAATAGTAAGTGTTagtaatacataaataaatgtctaaataaacataaacaacaaaatgcttTGTTTATGATCTcatctaatttattttaaaattactttgCTTCATGAGGTGATAATATGATAATACCAGATTCATACATAGATGACTATTAACCCCAAAGGGAAGTTAgagtgttacagcagccactaaattatatacaataactaaattAACTAACTGAAATATAATTAGCTAAATAAACATAgataatataattaaattaactaaaaatagAATAGAGACTAGAGATATAACGTTAACTATAATATACCATTTGATGAGTATAAACTGCTCATTGATGTCAATATGTTACAGTACAGTGTACATTAGCGTGAGTCAGGTGGATATTGATGAGGTAGTAAGGTGtagatatatttaaataattattgaACGTATATATGATAACAGTATATACAAACAGTACTTGAAAGCTtatcaaaatatgaatatgaaatataacaGATGTGATGgacaatgtaataaaataaaagtccaAGTGAGCAGTCTGTCTTCACTGTCAGAGGAGTCCCCTCTCCTGATacagtcaagtcaattttattagCGACAAATGataagttatctcagggcacttttcattgGAGCAGttctagaccatactcttattatttacagagacccaacagtccCCCACGAGCAAGCACTATGAcaacagcggtaaggaaaaactcccttttaatGAGAAGAAACCTTGAGCAGAATCAGGCTCTGGTTCAGTGGATGTGAAGGCTCATTTGTGAAGGAAGATGTTCATTGTTCAATTTATGAGCCATTTGATTACAAAGGAATGTTGTAAGTTAAGCCTTGTCATCATGATTTAATCAACAGggcctctgtctctctgaccttcACGGTCTCTCATGAAGGATGTTTTATGTGGAAGCACCAGGGGAAGAGATAAGGTGGCCTCGGATGGACAACAGCAGCTATCTTCGTTATTTACAATTTGAGTTCACTCTGACCCTGGGTGCCCTCTTTTCCCTCCCTGTCAGGTTGCATGATATGTGCTAATTTATAAGAACCGATTGTATCCTGTGCTCTTGTAAGTTTTTTGTGTGACTGTATCCATGTATACATTGTGCAAAAGGTTTTCTGACatcagatgtttgttttcaataaACTTCATATATTCAAGTAAGAATCGACTGGAGTCTGGGGAGTTTCTTCATCTTTATTCTTCATCAAAGTGTTATTGGACAGATATTGATCAAGTACAAGATTTCTCCGATGGTGGCCATCTGCCTTAACCGGTTGAGtcgagagaaaaagagagattggtagagagagaggagagagagagcaggaggaaagaaaacataagCATAGTGCAGGTTCCACATAGGGATGTATAaaagtaataatagtaataataataataataataataataataagaccaatattaataataatagtagcaGTGGTGTTGAGCAGGCTCAAAAAGGCAGTATGTGGCTTACAATCCCAGATCCAGATTCTACAGCTCCAGAGGCAGAAATACCTGCAGAAAgcaacaggaggagagagacgagaaagcacaaaactacaGGAAAGAGAAGATGCTGAGGTATTAACATGAATTAATGGGACATGAAcgcatacagatggagagagagaggaggagagaggggttCAGTGCATCATTAGAggtcccccagcagtctaggcctatagcagcataactaggagATGGTCCGAGGCAAATCTGAgccagccctaactataagctttatcaaacaGGAAAGTTTTAGgtctactcttaaacgtagagagggtgtctgcctcctggACCCAAACTtgaagatggttccacaggagaggaccctgatagttgaaggctcttcctcccattctacttttggagactctaggaTCCACAAGTAAACCTTCgttctgggagcgcagtgttctagcGGAGTAATATGGTACTGTGAgatctttaagatatgatggtgcctgatcatttgtaggtgaggagaattttgaattctattctggattttacagggagccagtgcagagaagctaaaatgggagaaatatgacCTCTTTTACTAGTTCttgtcagtacacatgcagcagcattctggactAGCTGGACAGTCTTTGGAGAGTTGTTGATgtagcctgataataatgaattGCAGAGGAGAGTCATTGTACAGACTGATGGTAGTTGGCAGGAATGACTTCCTGTAGCATTCTTTTTCACAACAGAGGTGAAGAGGTCTGACTGAAAGCGCTCCGCTGTTCGACCAACAGGTCAATGAGGGGATGTGTGACGTTCTGCACAATGTTTAACAGTTTGtgcagcatcctcctctcttCAATCTGCTCCAGTGTATCCAGAGGAGTCCCCAGCACAGAGCCAGCTGTCCTGATCGGTTAGTTCAGTTTGTTAGTGTCTCTGACTCTGACACTGCTTCCCCAGCAGACAGCAGCGAAGAATATTCCAGTCCAGTCTGTTGTCGAGGTGGACTCCAAGGTATCTatccctccaccacctccacctccactccAAAAATGGAAACGGTGTTTATCCTAGCCCTGGTCCTCCTAAAATCCACAATCATCTCCTCTAGTTATAGTGATGAACTGCACAGGTCTATAGGTCAACATGTAAAGCTGCTATCTTTTAATATGGTTGGCATGCTACCTTAAATCAAGGAGTCTCCACTGCAGAAAAAGGCTGAAGCTTCTACATAACTATGCTAattaaccaaaacaaaaaaaaacttagcTTAACTAGAGTACTTACAATATTTAGCTTGAAGGAATACTAGTATCTCATAAGGACAGTCTGGTTCCAGGAATATCACCAAATCAATGGCTTGTCTATTTAGACTGGAATTCCTGTCTTTTCTCAACTTTCCTATCTTTTATTATGGAATAGCTGAAACTGGTCTATCTGATAACAAAAAAGTATACCAAATGATATTAATCTAGACATCATAATTcctaatttaaataataaacaatcaaacaaaGGTAATTTAACCTCAAACACAATTACTATGTACacctaaaataaagaaattactTTACCACTACTGAAACTTTATCAGTACAGCAAATAAATCATAAACTACTAAAGCCACTATTATTGCATTTATACCAAAGGAAACTTACATATCATATACACAGATCAAACTACTGGAGGGATGAGGCATCCACATGAGGCCAGCCAGCTTCTTTGTTGCCACAGGTGAACTGGCTGCCTTTATTGATTATGAGGCTCTGCCCATCCAGGAAGCAGTGAGGCAGGTAGAGGAAGGTTTCAGGTTTTGATGAGGGCGTGAAATATCAGTGAGAGAGCAAATATCGACCCGACATAGCAGACAGTTCTTATGTGTAGTTTAAAGACTGCTGCTTGTTAATAAGCCACAAGTGACACTGAGACAACTAGTTACAACAAGCGGAACGAAAAACCACAAGACTCCGCTTTCGAGAACTTAACAGTGTAACATCCAGCGGAAGTAAACAACACAGGAGCTAGTCACGTTAGCTGCTTGGTGCCCTGTGCTTGGAAGAAGTCTCACCACAGGACAATGACATATCTTACTTTTAACTAAGCAACAACAATGTCTTCAGTTCAGTATTTGAGAGAGTTCATCAACGAGCgactaactgctgctgctgaagaaataTTCGGTGTTTTTCAAAAAACTATCGTCGAGTACGAGGAAGAGATCAATCGTCAGCGCAGACTGCTGGATATCGTTTGGAAACCTGAGATAAAGCTATATAGAACAGGTCTGTAAAACCTCAATTATTTGTAATAGTATTAAACATAATGTTCTGCTTTATATACCACCGCAGCGATTAAAATATGTACTTGTAATTATTTGCTCGGATGTCTACGACGCTGAAGTTAGATTCTGATTCGTGGTTGGGGTAAAAGTTGAGGGGAAAGTTaaggaaaacataaataattatttttagcAGCTGATTCTCCGTGTTTTCCACCACTTACATttgtgaaaaagtgttagacGTCGTTGCAAAAGCCTTAACGCTGACAGATCAGCAACTAACTGGTCTCTTATGTCTTCGATCCGCCTCATAATGGTTGATTTGGACAACTGTAATCCCTTCCCGTGCTTTACAATTGTGTCCTTGTTGTCAGAGTCTGTGCACAATATTTCTGTGGTAGCCAAAAAGCAGTCTTTTACTGTTTCAGCATCTgagaaggctttttcatcttaatcGAGTTCCAAGTAATCAAGAATCTCAGTTAAACGCTCAGCTGTAGAAGTTGTTCTGTGGATGAGGTCTTCTGCTGCCCAccagtggtgaaagaagtactcagataaTTTACTGCcgtaaaagtaccaatacataaatgtaaaaatactccattacaagtaaaagtcatgcatgaaaaaaccaacttaagtaaaagtgcatAAGTATAAACAGCAATatgtagtttaagtattgcagtaagtggtttggttcctctgactgatatattattacatatgacatcattagattattaatactgaagcatcagtgtgtaagcagcatgttactgttgtagctgctggaggtgaagctagtttaaactactttatatataggccctgtttacacctggtattaacatccgtctcaggtgatccgatcacaagcggacagctctaaatacaggtgtaaacgcacccaagacgcattgaggacggattgaagatccgatcactcagaccacattcggaggtggtctgggccgcatgtgaCCACATTCATTTGGCAATGTAAATGCAATGCGTCCTGGACCACAGACTAGGCAGGGAATTGCATTGCTGCCTCCGGatccaaagctgttcaacttgtttgataacaggataaacaaattaataaatttCCAATGCTCATCTTGTGTGGCTTGTACTTTCCTTTTTCTCTGGCCATCTGCAGTCTGCCCACTAATATCCTCTCCAGCATCTTCATTGTGATTTTCAGTTGTTGCATGCTCCAAAGATGTATTTTCTTCACTTGTCacattgctttttttctctccatctggtTTGCAAAGCATTAGGCTatattatatgatatgatattatgTTATATTAGTGAATGATTTATAAACCATTGATTAAGCCACTAATTAATGCTattaaaccctttataaagggtgcCATATCAGAAAGCGATACCacattttttttaccctttcCCCTTTTTGTCCCTCCAGAGCTCCCACAGCATCATGTCTGTAAGGAGGAGGAAGTCCCAGAGCCTCCAcagattaaagaggaacaggaggaactctACACCAGTCTGGAGGGAGAGCAGCTGGTGCTGAAGCAGGAGACTGAAACCTTAATGTTGACCCTTACTTGTGAGGAAAGTGACTACAGCGAAGATCAGACTCTGGACTTGAGTCCTGATGAAActcagaatgcagcagagaaagagcaTGTTGTCAGCATCTCAGTTAAAAGCTCAGTGGTACCAGAACCAAACAGTGACGACCAGCtcctctctcacaactctcatGTCGCTGAGAGCCAAGATCACAAAGGAAGCAAACAAGGAGACTCAGGATCAACTAGAAATGCAGAGccgaaaaaaaagaagaggcaTCACAGAAgcaaaaatcacagtaacaatGAAGACCACTCTACCACATTAAAGACTCACGGTAATACCTATACAGGGAAACAGTGTTTTAAATGTGGCACTTGTGGGAAAACATTTGAGTACATGTCCAAATTGCATACACATCTgagagtccacacaggtgagaggTAGGTTTGGGTGATTGGACCAATATATCAGCTATCGGTAATTACCTGAGTCCATTGctggttggttttttttgggtgattttttttttttttttgcatgattttaACTAACATACTATATGAGTATAAAGCTAGCAGTATAGCTAGGAACGCAGCAGTGCCATGTGTGTGTCACTGCCTTATGTCACAGTGACAGAGTCAACTTCTAGCGTGTAGCTAACCAGAGCAAATAGGCAAAATTTTAGGAACGCTTTTctatataatgcactccagtacaccaccaccacccactacaacctcaataataaacataaaatagaattatCAACTGTCTGACAATGAAAGCATAAGCATTAATTAAGAGCTTAATTgatggttaataaatcatttactagTGCATTATTTCTAATCCATTAATAAGTGTTGTGGCAGAAAGAGGTGGACAACAGAGGAATCAGATGGTCGAGACACAGGTGTCAGATGGGGaatctcttttatttcacaacGGCTCACCAACAACGTAGACAGAGAAAATTCCAACATTACAGAACGTGACATGCCTTTTCATACTGAAGACaggctatgtgtgtgtttgtgttcgtGTTGTGTAACAAGTCTCATCCTGTTTTTGCCAGACTTTTTGGCACCCTCAAATTCTCAAGAAGAATGGTGGGGCATTGCTCAATTTCACTTAACTTTGGACTGTAACCAAATTTGAGTGGGCGTCTCtgtactatgtgtgtgtgtgtggtattccGCCTTTTTCCCAATATCtccagatgtctcctgttttgTTTCGGTGGACTGACATGTTTGGCAGCGGTACAGGTTACCGTGACCTGGCACTCATTCCAGGTCGCAGTTGCCTAACCCTCATTCCCTTACATAAGCATTGTTTTTGAGTTGCCAGATCGTGAAAAATCCCTCCTTTCTATACCACAATAACATTTGCTTTATCTAATTCTTGAGGAACACACTTCCAATGTACCGTTCAACCACTTACTGATGATTTAGACAATGTGATAGACTAACCCTTAATTAATAACTTTTAAGACCTGGTGACATGTCAGAAAGTAATTTAATCCTCAATTAATGTTTCATGATAATCAACAGTCCTGCAGGTATAAATGATTGTGAACCATTAATAAAAGGTTATTGTGTTGATggtttattatatatttataaagcatAAGTGAATGATTTATTGACCATTGATTAAGCCATTAATTAATGCTtttaaaccctttataaaggttgccttatcagaaagtggtacaacattttatttttttttaccctttccCCTTTTTGTCCCTCCAGAGCTCCCACAGCAACATGTctgtaaggaggaggaggttctcgctgaccagcagctctgtaaCCAGGAGAGGAACTCCAGTCTGGACCAAGAGGACCCAGAACCTCCAcagattaaagaggaacaggaggaactctGCACCAGTCTGGAGGGAGAGCAGCTGGTGCTGAAGCAGGAGGAAAGTGACTACAGTGAAGATCAGACTCTGGACTGGAGTCCTGATGAAACTCAGAGtgcagcagagaaagagcaTGTTGTCAGCATGTCAGTTAAAAGCTCTGTGGTACCAAACAGTGATGACCGGCTCCTCTCTCACATCTCTCATGTAGCTGAGAGCCAAGGTCACAAAAGAGGCAAAGGAGTAGACTCAGGATCAACAAGAAATCTAGAGACAAAACCACAGAAGAGACatcataaaagtaaaagtcacaGTGACAATGTATGTAACACTACCATGTCGAAGATTCAGCTGGATACCCAGACAGGTAAAAAGGTTTTGAAGTGTGACACTTGTGGAAAAGCTTTTAAGTATGTTTCCCAATTGAATAGACATCATagagtccacacaggtgagaagccgtattCATGTAACTCTTGTGAAAGAAGATTCTCATTGGCGGGTGCATTAAAAGTGCATATgagagtccacacaggtgagaagccgtacccCTGTAACACTTGCGGGAAAAGATTTAGTCAAAttacaaaagtgaaaaagcacatgaaaacacacacaagggaGAAGCCATACCCATGTAACATctgtgagaaaagattctctcACCTGGGCATATTAAAAGTGCATATGAGAGTCCatacaggtgagaagccgtacccctgtaacacttgtgagaaaagattctctcATCTCTGTGCATTACACAACCATATGAGAATCCACACGGGTGAGAAGCCGTAcccatgtaacacttgtgagaaaagcTTCTCTCAGCTGGGCgcattaaaagtacataagagaatccacacaggtgagaagccgtacccatgtaacacttgtgagaaacGATTCGCCGATCTGAGCGCATGGAAACGGCATATGAGAATCCACACTGGTGAAAAGCCATAcccatgtaacacttgtgagaaaaaaTTCTCTCATATGTGTGCATTACAGAAGCAtatgagaatccacacaggtgagaggcCGTACCCATGTAAtacttgtgagaaaagattctctGAGCTGGGCGCATTGAAAGTGCATATgagagtccacacaggtgagaagccgtatcCATGTAACATTTGTGACAAAAGATTCTCTCAGCTGGTTGTATTACAAACACAtatgagaatccacacaggtgagaagccgtactcatgtaacacttgtgagaaaagattctctcAGGTGGGTGCGTTACAAACGCATATgagagtccacacaggtgagaagccgtacaaTTGCAAAACTTGTGGAACAGATTTCATGCGTAGACATCAGTTAAAGACCCACATGAGAACGCACACAGTAGGAAAAGATTCTGTCAGATGCCAGACTTGAAAAGGCAAATAAGAATTCATCCAGATGAGAAGGCGTACGTGTCTCACCCTTGGACCTCCGAACTGCCCTCCCTGCCAAGTGGAGGTCTGACAACATGACACTGATCAAACTTAAACACTGTGACCAAACAGAGATTGAACAGACCTTCTGAGAGGCCATTTCTGACCAATACCTAAATTATGGCCCGAagtaaaagcataaatgacctTTGGGGTCACTTGAACCAGGATAAAAGACCGACAACTACATGTAAACATGGACAGACAGCTCCTCTCTTTTGGCCTCCTTATCTCCCCAGACCAGAGTCATGAACTCTAACCCCTATTCCTGGAGGACATTCACTGAGTCTCTCTGCAAATCTGAATTTGGGTGAAtgaaatgtctaatcattatgtaaatcctgtaatgtttaaaaattcataaagaatggtataactttgaTAAGTATGCTATAATCTATTgaagaaattttaatttttgatCTACATGTAATAATACTTCCCTCTATTGATAGGTTAGAACTACTAAGACttatgttgaatttatatttgaaattatatttccGACAGTTTAATCACATAATTCTTGCTTTAAACTTTGATTGCACTACTAGACGTGTAGATGTTTAGAGGCGGTTGAATCAAAGAAGATTGAATGTCTAGACAGTGTTaatatgaatgttaatgtttggtATGTTGATAGGAAGGAATGCCTTATTATGAAATGATTGTATAatgctgacatgtttttctgaATGGCTTTGCAATATATGGTTTACAATGGGACAATGTCGACTAAGTGTGTGCATATGTCAatcttttattgaaacaagtacagtttgtttttattttattcctaaTATTAAGTCTCGTGTTTCCATGAATAGTATTTACTGTTGAAGTCGCATCTACTCACATGGATTTTATCCACTACTGAATAAAGATTTGAGTTTAGTCAGATTAAACTTGATTCGACATTGAACTAAGAAGTCAGCAAAAGCCTTAAACCTCAACTAAAACTGAAACGTTGCTTTGAAGAAGGTAGCGATGCTTAAACTGGGTCTTGGCCTCCTTGCTGACAGCAGTACAGCCAAACTGGGAGTTAAGCCTACAGAGACTCTTTCATGGCAGCGTGAAACAAAGCTTAACCCCTTTTCACCGGTGGTTCAACACCGCTGCACCACTTATCTACAACCCATAGCCTGCTCCAGGCTATGCAACTATCTGAACCTTGCTGGTGGCTCA is drawn from Thunnus albacares chromosome 2, fThuAlb1.1, whole genome shotgun sequence and contains these coding sequences:
- the LOC122999833 gene encoding zinc finger protein 883-like isoform X16, which codes for MSSVECLRELINERLTAAAEEIFRVFQKTIVEYEEEIDRQRRLLDIVWKPEIKLHRIELPQQHVCKEEEVLADQQLCNQERNSSLDQEDPEPPQIKEEQEELCTSLEGEQLVLKQEESDYSEDQTLDWSPDETQSAAEKEHVVSMSVKSSVVPNSDDRLLSHISHVAESQGHKRGKGVDSGSTRNLETKPQKRHHKSKSHSDNVCNTTMSKIQLDTQTGKKVLKCDTCGKAFKYVSQLNRHHRVHTGEKPYSCNSCERRFSLAGALKVHMRVHTGEKPYPCNTCGKRFSQITKVKKHMKTHTREKPYPCNICEKRFSHLGILKVHMRVHTGEKPYPCNTCEKRFSHLCALHNHMRIHTGEKPYPCNTCEKSFSQLGALKVHKRIHTGEKPYPCNTCEKRFADLSAWKRHMRIHTGEKPYPCNTCEKKFSHMCALQKHMRIHTGERPYPCNTCEKRFSELGALKVHMRVHTGEKPYPCNICDKRFSQLVVLQTHMRIHTGEKPYSCNTCEKRFSQVGALQTHMRVHTGEKPYNCKTCGTDFMRRHQLKTHMRTHTVGKDSVRCQT
- the LOC122999833 gene encoding zinc finger protein 883-like isoform X12, whose protein sequence is MSSVECLRELMNERLTAAAEEIFGVFQKTIVEYEEEIDRQRRLLAIVWKPEIKLYRTELPQQHVCKEEEVLADQQLCNQERNSSLDQEDPEPPQIKEEQEELCTSLEGEQLVLKQEESDYSEDQTLDWSPDETQSAAEKEHVVSMSVKSSVVPNSDDRLLSHISHVAESQGHKRGKGVDSGSTRNLETKPQKRHHKSKSHSDNVCNTTMSKIQLDTQTGKKVLKCDTCGKAFKYVSQLNRHHRVHTGEKPYSCNSCERRFSLAGALKVHMRVHTGEKPYPCNTCGKRFSQITKVKKHMKTHTREKPYPCNICEKRFSHLGILKVHMRVHTGEKPYPCNTCEKRFSHLCALHNHMRIHTGEKPYPCNTCEKSFSQLGALKVHKRIHTGEKPYPCNTCEKRFADLSAWKRHMRIHTGEKPYPCNTCEKKFSHMCALQKHMRIHTGERPYPCNTCEKRFSELGALKVHMRVHTGEKPYPCNICDKRFSQLVVLQTHMRIHTGEKPYSCNTCEKRFSQVGALQTHMRVHTGEKPYNCKTCGTDFMRRHQLKTHMRTHTVGKDSVRCQT
- the LOC122999833 gene encoding zinc finger protein 883-like isoform X18 — translated: MSSVESLREFINERLTAAAEEIFGVFQKTIVDYEEEINRQRRLLDIIWKPEIKLHRIELPQHHVCKEEEVLADQQLCNQERNSSLDQEDPEPPQIKEEQEELCTSLEGEQLVLKQEESDYSEDQTLDWSPDETQSAAEKEHVVSMSVKSSVVPNSDDRLLSHISHVAESQGHKRGKGVDSGSTRNLETKPQKRHHKSKSHSDNVCNTTMSKIQLDTQTGKKVLKCDTCGKAFKYVSQLNRHHRVHTGEKPYSCNSCERRFSLAGALKVHMRVHTGEKPYPCNTCGKRFSQITKVKKHMKTHTREKPYPCNICEKRFSHLGILKVHMRVHTGEKPYPCNTCEKRFSHLCALHNHMRIHTGEKPYPCNTCEKSFSQLGALKVHKRIHTGEKPYPCNTCEKRFADLSAWKRHMRIHTGEKPYPCNTCEKKFSHMCALQKHMRIHTGERPYPCNTCEKRFSELGALKVHMRVHTGEKPYPCNICDKRFSQLVVLQTHMRIHTGEKPYSCNTCEKRFSQVGALQTHMRVHTGEKPYNCKTCGTDFMRRHQLKTHMRTHTVGKDSVRCQT
- the LOC122999833 gene encoding zinc finger protein 883-like isoform X14; this translates as MSSVESLREFINERLTAAAEEIFGVFQKTIVDYEEEINRQRRLLDIIWKPEIKLHRIELPQQHVCKEEEVLADQQLCNQERNSSLDQEDPEPPQIKEEQEELCTSLEGEQLVLKQEESDYSEDQTLDWSPDETQSAAEKEHVVSMSVKSSVVPNSDDRLLSHISHVAESQGHKRGKGVDSGSTRNLETKPQKRHHKSKSHSDNVCNTTMSKIQLDTQTGKKVLKCDTCGKAFKYVSQLNRHHRVHTGEKPYSCNSCERRFSLAGALKVHMRVHTGEKPYPCNTCGKRFSQITKVKKHMKTHTREKPYPCNICEKRFSHLGILKVHMRVHTGEKPYPCNTCEKRFSHLCALHNHMRIHTGEKPYPCNTCEKSFSQLGALKVHKRIHTGEKPYPCNTCEKRFADLSAWKRHMRIHTGEKPYPCNTCEKKFSHMCALQKHMRIHTGERPYPCNTCEKRFSELGALKVHMRVHTGEKPYPCNICDKRFSQLVVLQTHMRIHTGEKPYSCNTCEKRFSQVGALQTHMRVHTGEKPYNCKTCGTDFMRRHQLKTHMRTHTVGKDSVRCQT